Proteins from a genomic interval of Heteronotia binoei isolate CCM8104 ecotype False Entrance Well chromosome 5, APGP_CSIRO_Hbin_v1, whole genome shotgun sequence:
- the LOC132572003 gene encoding proline-rich protein 15-like: MAESTAAAPSSGKGSSSGPWWKSLTSRRKPKEAPSAAPGASRPPPDPSEPPFASPSASDSLENQQPCVGTASRRNLKVSRSGRFKEKRKVCATLLAPESPQQLFKGAGGSSATATLPAEETPCQ, from the coding sequence ATGGCCGAGAGCACAGCCGCCGCCCCCTCCAGCGGCAAAGGCAGCTCCTCAGGCCCCTGGTGGAAATCACTGACTTCCCGCAGAAAGCCCAAAGAAGCGCCCTCGGCCGCGCCCGGAGCTTCCCGGCCGCCTCCCGACCCGTCGGAGCCGCCCTTCGCCTCGCCTAGCGCCTCGGACTCGCTGGAGAACCAGCAGCCCTGTGTGGGCACCGCCAGCCGCAGGAACCTCAAGGTCTCCCGATCAGGCCGCTTCAAAGAGAAGCGGAAGGTCTGCGCCACGTTGCTGGCCCCCGAGAGCCCCCAACAGCTGTTCAAAGGAGCAGGCGGCAGCAGTGCCACcgccaccctccccgccgaggagACTCCGTGCCAGTGA